AAGTGCTGGCAGTACACGTAATTTCATTACGAAAGCAGACCTGGAAGGTCTACCCGAACCAGTCCGGAGGAATCTGCGCTATGTACGTGTCATTGGAAAACAGAGAATACGCACAGTCCGTCTGAAACAAGAGGGGTTCTTTAAACTCAAGCCCGGTCAGAACTGGCTGCCCGTACGTGCCGGACAGTACTTTACCACGGAACCACCCGGTTTGGTATGGCAGGCTACAATCAGAATGAACCCTTTGCTCTGGGTATCGGGCAAAGATACTTACTCCCGGGGCAAAGGTAATATGAAAATGAAACTCTGGTCCTTTATCAAGTTTTCCGACATAAGGGGGCCAAAGCTGGACCAGGGAACAATGCTCAGGTATCTCAGTGAAATAATCTGGTTCCCCACCGCATATTTAAGCAACTACCTGGAATGGGAACCGGTTGATGCGGATACTACGCAGGTAACGATGAAATATGGTGGTGTAACAGCTTCGGCACTACTAAGTTATGACAGTGAAGGCAGGTTAACCGGATTCGTCGCAGACAGATACATGGGTGGGAAAGATGATGCTACTCTGGAAAAATGGTCAGTGGTACCCGGCGAATACAAAGAGGTACACGGACTGATGATACCGTTCAAAGGTGAGGTAACCTGGAATCTGGCCAGTGGTGATTTCACCTGGGCAAATCTTGAAGTAACCGACATTAATTACGCCTGACCTCCGCTCATCCTTCCGGTGTTGATGTGTATACCATATTGAATTCTGTTGCCAGATTCGCTGGACCAGACTGGTCTGGACCGT
This portion of the Dehalococcoidales bacterium genome encodes:
- a CDS encoding DUF6544 family protein, which codes for MADDVKQPVESAGSTRNFITKADLEGLPEPVRRNLRYVRVIGKQRIRTVRLKQEGFFKLKPGQNWLPVRAGQYFTTEPPGLVWQATIRMNPLLWVSGKDTYSRGKGNMKMKLWSFIKFSDIRGPKLDQGTMLRYLSEIIWFPTAYLSNYLEWEPVDADTTQVTMKYGGVTASALLSYDSEGRLTGFVADRYMGGKDDATLEKWSVVPGEYKEVHGLMIPFKGEVTWNLASGDFTWANLEVTDINYA